A region of the Rhodoflexus caldus genome:
TTGCGAATTAGGCGTTCAATTGGGCAGATGGTACGGATACCACCTGTCGGCAACCGATATAGGCCATCGGTTTGACTGCCTTGTACCTGTTCCGTTGCACCGCGAGCGGCAAAAACGACGCGGATATAATCAGTCGGCATGTTTTGCCCGAGGCATTAGCGAAATTACAGGGATTCCGCTGCGCGAGGACTTGGTTTTTCGCAGCAAAGCGACCCTGTCGCAGGTGCGAATGGAACGCGAGCAGCGCGTGGCCAATACCGCCGATGCCTTTCGGTTGTTTGCCGATGCTTCAACCCAAAACCTCAAAATCCTTATTGTGGACGATGTAGTTACCACAGGTGCAACCATAGAGGCTTGCGCTGCGCCGCTCATCAAAGGTGGCTGCGAGACAATCGGCGTGCTGGCATTGGCAAACGTATAATTTCTCAAACGGTTGCGCCAATTATGCAAAATCGCAACTTGTTTGCCAAAAATGTTTTATATAAATTATTGAAAAACAGCTATTTAAAACCCAACAGGTTTCTAAAACTTGTCGGGTCTGTGTATAAAACACATTCAGGGGCTTCAACTATGCAAGCGAAGATTCCCGCCAAAATTTAGATAACGGCATTTTAAACACTTACGATAGCTCAATGATATTTTCAGGCGCAAGACTTGGGTAGCAGCGCATCGCCAGATAGACCTGTGCGGTAACTTTTACGTCGCTGCGGCAATAGGCAGCGATGCGCTCATAATCGCCGTCGCGGTAGAATACGTCGTGTACCATGCTGCCGTCTATGTTGTCTTTGCCCGTAGGGATGCCAAAAAGAGTTGCCAGCAATTTGAGCGAAGTCAAATAGCGTTTGTCGCCGTATTGCCACATTTCCATCGTATCCAAATGCACAATTTCCCACGGCTTTTGGTCGGCAATGTTGAGGATGGCAGGCGGCATGATGCGGTTAATCAACATGCGGCGGCACAGGTAAGGATAGTCAAAATGTTTGCCGTTGTGTGCCACAAGCCGCGTGCGCTTGTTGAAGCGGTTTTCCAGCAGGTATTTGAAATCGTGCAACAGTTGCGCCTCATCGGTGCCCGAAAAGGACTTGACGCGGAGGCTCAACTGTTGTTCATCGTTGAGGTAAAAATAGCCCGCCGCAATGCAAATAATTTTCCCGAACTCTGCCGAAAGTGCAGCCCGTTGTTTGTAAAGAATGTCGGGGTTTTGCTGTGGGTCTAAACGGTTCGCCCGCTTTGTCCAAAGTGCCTGCATCGCTTCGTCTAACAAGTCCAAGTCGGGTTGTACCGAAACGGTTTCAATGTCTATGAACAGCAGGTTTTTCAGTTCGCGGAAAATCTGCGCCGGAGTAAGCGGATTCATATGATAGGCGATGTTGGAAATTTGCGGCTTAATCTACTGAAAAAAATCCGCGTTCCGCAAAAGCCGACAGGCATTAATGATGCAGAATACCTTTCAGTTCCAACTGCGGAATGTACACCAAATTTTCACTGATGATACTTTCCGGTACGAAAATGAATTTCTTATCGTAAATCTGCCCGTTTACGTAGTAGCTCACCCAGTATTCGTTGAACAGGTGAAAAACCGAAGGGTCTATGAGTTCAATTTGCATGTGCTGCCCTGCCGCAATTGTTCCCAAATACTGCCGC
Encoded here:
- a CDS encoding 3'-5' exonuclease, which translates into the protein MNPLTPAQIFRELKNLLFIDIETVSVQPDLDLLDEAMQALWTKRANRLDPQQNPDILYKQRAALSAEFGKIICIAAGYFYLNDEQQLSLRVKSFSGTDEAQLLHDFKYLLENRFNKRTRLVAHNGKHFDYPYLCRRMLINRIMPPAILNIADQKPWEIVHLDTMEMWQYGDKRYLTSLKLLATLFGIPTGKDNIDGSMVHDVFYRDGDYERIAAYCRSDVKVTAQVYLAMRCYPSLAPENIIELS
- a CDS encoding ComF family protein — its product is MLLAQLWSDFIQLAFPNTCGGCKSALLADEDMVCTSCRLNFPLTHFHQMPANNPMFDKFKGRLPIVHASAFMHFSDDGIVQSLAHEVKYKGACELGVQLGRWYGYHLSATDIGHRFDCLVPVPLHRERQKRRGYNQSACFARGISEITGIPLREDLVFRSKATLSQVRMEREQRVANTADAFRLFADASTQNLKILIVDDVVTTGATIEACAAPLIKGGCETIGVLALANV